The sequence AATGATGCAGTAGCTGGCTAGCTTGCTTATAACAAGCAGGAATGTCACCAAACACATTATTAATATTCGCATTGCATTGATTAATAAAAGTTCTCGGATTCTTCATATAACGCGGCGCTCCACCACTTACCGCTTCACCACTGGTGGTACCACCAAAAACTAAGCGAATTTCCTGCCTAACTTTATTGTGAAAAATATAAGCGACTAATCCGGTTTTACTATCATTTAATAAACCATGCTGCGGATACAGTTTTATATTGCTCTTTTTAGATAGGAAGCTGGCCAATTCACGATCGATCCCCCACTGGGTGGCTTCTAATGTGGCAAGGTTACGGTTGTACACAAAATCAGCTAATAACGCATCATGATAATGTTGCTTGATGCTGGCTTTATTTAACAGGAGACTTAATTTTTGACAAGTATGCAACTTATTTAACGACGTTTTTTGTTGTAATATTTCCACATTACTATTATGGATAGTCTTTAATGAAGAGAGCATATTGTCCTTAGGAGATATTAGCTGCGACTCTTTAGGCAAAAACACATTTTTTATTAAATAGCTTGAATTGATAAAGTTTGGCATGGCATAACATCCTTATTAATGGCCAATGGGTCAGTTTAATAATTATATTTGCCAAAGAGTGATTATCTTGTTTTAACCAACTAGAAATCTATGACTTAAAGCCATATTTTTCTATTTAAAAAATATACTACCCAAATAAACCCTCTCTCTTCTTTTTAATAAAAAAAGCGTGGTTATCAACCACGCTTTTTATAGTGACTATCAATGATATAATTTCTTAGCTGGCTATTTTTGCCCAACTATCTCTTAACCCTACCGTGCGATTAAATACCAACTGTTCAGCCGTATGATCATGGCTATCAGCACAAAAATAGCCCTCGCGTTCAAACTGATAAGCTTTTCCAGCTTGCGCGGTAATTAAACTTGGTTCAACAAACCCACGCCGAATCACTAAAGAATCTGGATTAATAACGGCTAAAAAGTCCTCTTCTGCGGCAGGATTAGGCACCGTAAATAAGCGATCATACAACCTGATTTCTGCTGGCAGCGCATGTAATGCACTTACCCAATGGATAACCCCTTTGACTTTACGTCCGTCGGCAGGATCTTTATTTAATGTATCAGCATCATAAGTACAATAAATCGTAGTAATATTACCTGCTGCATCTTTATCAACCCGATTAGCCTGTACAATATAAGCATTACGTAAACGCACCTCTTTACCTAAAACTAAGCGCTTATATTGCCGATTAGCTTCTTCACGAAAATCAGCCCGATCAATATAAAGTTCTCGACTAAATGGGACTTGACGGGTACCCATCTCAGGTTTGTTCGGGTGATTATACATTGTCAGCATCTGCTCACTAGCAAGCATATTTTCAATCACTAATTTTATTGGATCTAATACCGCCATGGCTCGTGGTGCATTTTCATTTAGATCATCACGAATGCAAGACTCCAATGCTGCCATTTCAACCGTATTATCTTGCTTGGTAACGCCAATACGCCGACAAAACTCACGAATTGATGCAGCCGTATAGCCACGCCGACGTAAACCTGAAATAGTTGGCATTCTAGGATCATCCCAATTTTCAACCCTGTTTTCTGCCACTAACTGATTTAGTTTACGTTTTGACATCACCGTATAGGCAAGATTTAAACGTGAAAACTCATACTGTCTTGTATGACAATCAATGGTAATATTGTCTAATACCCAATCATATAAGCGGCGATTATCCTGAAATTCAAGGGTACAAAGTGAGTGAGTAATCCCCTCTAATGCGTCCGAAATACAATGGGTAAAATCATACATTGGATAAATACACCATTTATTACCTGATTGGTGGTGCTTAGCATATTTTATTCGATATAAAACCGGATCACGCATAACTATAAAAGGAGATGACATATCAATTTTAGCGCGCAAACAGGCCTTACCCTCTTCAAATTCACCCGCTCGCATCTTGTCAAATAGCTGCAAATTTTGCTCAATACTGCGATCACGATATGGACTATTTTTACCTGGCTGCTTTAAAGTTCCTCGATATTCACGAATAGCATCAGGACTTAATTCATCAACATAAGCTAAGCCTTTTTTAATCAGCTCAATAGCATATTGATAAAGGTCATCAAAATAATCTGACGAATATTTAACGTTACCACTCCAATTAAAACCTAGCCACTTCACATCTTCTTGAATAGAATTAACATATTCAACATCTTCTTTAACTGGATTAGTATCATCAAAACGCAAATTGCATTGACCCTGATAATCCTTAGCAATACCAAAATTCAGACAGATTGATTTCGCATGACCAATATGTAAATAACCATTTGGTTCAGGTGGAAAACGGGTATGTACATGAGTATGTTTACCTGTAGCCAAATCTTCATCAATAATCTGGCGAATGAAATTTGTTGGGCGAGTATCTGCCTCATTCATTGTCATAGTTCCTCAATGCAAAAGCATGTTAATAACGCTTTTATCATCTACGATATCCGAATTAGAAACAACCGTTTATTAACACATATTATTAGGCTTTATTGAATTAATGAAAAGCGCATAAAGGAAAAACGGGAGGTTCATAACCCTTCCCGTTTTTATCCATTATTAATTCTACGGTTATTATATCAAATCATAATAATAAAACACATCACTTCAATATATCATAAATTGGCGTTATTCCCGCGATTACTTCACCCGTTGCCACTATTGTCAATCCCTGATAATCATCAATATTACTGATAATAATTGGACTTATCATTGATTTAGCATGCTGCTCTAAGTAAGGCAGATCTAGTTTCAGGATTGGCTGACCTACCTTTACGTCACTATTTTCTGCAACTAAACGCTCGCAACCCTGCCCCTTTAACGCCACAGTATCAATACCCATATGAACGATCACTTCAACACCTTCATTCGTCACAATACAGAAAGCATGATTGGTAGCAAAAATTTTTACAATCTTACCCGCGACAGGCGCTAACACCTCACCATTCGTTGGCTTGATCGCTAAACCATCACCGACAATACGGCTGGCAAAAGCTTCATCAGGAACTTCATCAAGGGAATAAATTTCACCACTAACCGGCGCAACCAACGTTAAAATCGTTTGCCCAGCAGGTTTATTTTTTACTTTTAGTGCTGATTGTCGATTATCTTTCTCAACAAAATTTGATGGTGCAACAACTTCTCTTGCGGCAATCTTTTTCATTGCTTCTGCTATCATTTCTGCTCGCGTTCCAACAATAATTTGCACATTATGTTTATTTAAACGAATAATGCCTGATGCACCCAATTTTTTTACCAAATCATCATTAACAATATCAACGGTTTTTACACCTAGACGTAAACGAGTAATACAAGCATCGATTACTGTTAAATTATCGGTTCCCCCTACCGCCGCAAGATATTGGTATGCTTCATGGGTAATATTTTTATCACTGATCGTGATATCTTTGTCATAATCATCAACCTCTTGCTGCTCGTTTGTCATTTCGCGACCAGGAGTCATTAAATTGAACTTATTAATCACAAAACGAAATATGACATAATATAAACCAAAGAAAATTAAACCCTGGAAAATCAACATATACCAATGCACTGCTAATGGATTATGACTCTGCAGTAACATATCGACTAAACCCGCACTAAAGCCAAAACCCGAGATCCAATGCATTGCAGCGGCAATATAAACAGAAAATCCAGTTAATAGCGCATGAATGACATAAAGAATCGGCGCAACAAACATAAATGAGAATTCGAGTGGCTCAGTAATGCCAGTAAAAAAGGCGGCAAAAGCACCCGCCATCATGATACCAGCGACTTTTGCTTTATTTTCCGGGCGGGCACAGTGATA is a genomic window of Arsenophonus apicola containing:
- the nagE gene encoding N-acetylglucosamine-specific PTS transporter subunit IIBC gives rise to the protein MNVLSYLQRIGRALMVPVAVLPAAAILMGIGYWIDPNGLGANSTIAALLFKSGAAIIDNMSTLFAIGVAYGLSKDKDGSAALTGFVGFLVVTTLCSPTAFSMIMGVASEQVPAAFNKINNQFIGILVGVLAAELYNRYSGVELPKALSFFSGRRLVPILTSFLMILVSFVLMYVWPFIYNVLVVFGENIKDLGSLGAGIYAFFNRLLIPVGLHHALNSVFWFDVAGINDIPNFLAGAKSLAAGMAEKGITGRYQAGFFPIMMFGLPGAALAIYHCARPENKAKVAGIMMAGAFAAFFTGITEPLEFSFMFVAPILYVIHALLTGFSVYIAAAMHWISGFGFSAGLVDMLLQSHNPLAVHWYMLIFQGLIFFGLYYVIFRFVINKFNLMTPGREMTNEQQEVDDYDKDITISDKNITHEAYQYLAAVGGTDNLTVIDACITRLRLGVKTVDIVNDDLVKKLGASGIIRLNKHNVQIIVGTRAEMIAEAMKKIAAREVVAPSNFVEKDNRQSALKVKNKPAGQTILTLVAPVSGEIYSLDEVPDEAFASRIVGDGLAIKPTNGEVLAPVAGKIVKIFATNHAFCIVTNEGVEVIVHMGIDTVALKGQGCERLVAENSDVKVGQPILKLDLPYLEQHAKSMISPIIISNIDDYQGLTIVATGEVIAGITPIYDILK
- a CDS encoding lipase family protein — its product is MPNFINSSYLIKNVFLPKESQLISPKDNMLSSLKTIHNSNVEILQQKTSLNKLHTCQKLSLLLNKASIKQHYHDALLADFVYNRNLATLEATQWGIDRELASFLSKKSNIKLYPQHGLLNDSKTGLVAYIFHNKVRQEIRLVFGGTTSGEAVSGGAPRYMKNPRTFINQCNANINNVFGDIPACYKQASQLLHHLQLLMQHEKWQKYSLSTSGHSLGGGLAAYSALKVSTTEKAIRAECFSSAQLGLGLQNDLLAQYSNLANLKKVKANINHYYIDGDIIPKLDKFFAVDHIGSVKIIPQIAEKKDSALAAHSRYVNHIRTLYQQAV
- the glnS gene encoding glutamine--tRNA ligase; this encodes MNEADTRPTNFIRQIIDEDLATGKHTHVHTRFPPEPNGYLHIGHAKSICLNFGIAKDYQGQCNLRFDDTNPVKEDVEYVNSIQEDVKWLGFNWSGNVKYSSDYFDDLYQYAIELIKKGLAYVDELSPDAIREYRGTLKQPGKNSPYRDRSIEQNLQLFDKMRAGEFEEGKACLRAKIDMSSPFIVMRDPVLYRIKYAKHHQSGNKWCIYPMYDFTHCISDALEGITHSLCTLEFQDNRRLYDWVLDNITIDCHTRQYEFSRLNLAYTVMSKRKLNQLVAENRVENWDDPRMPTISGLRRRGYTAASIREFCRRIGVTKQDNTVEMAALESCIRDDLNENAPRAMAVLDPIKLVIENMLASEQMLTMYNHPNKPEMGTRQVPFSRELYIDRADFREEANRQYKRLVLGKEVRLRNAYIVQANRVDKDAAGNITTIYCTYDADTLNKDPADGRKVKGVIHWVSALHALPAEIRLYDRLFTVPNPAAEEDFLAVINPDSLVIRRGFVEPSLITAQAGKAYQFEREGYFCADSHDHTAEQLVFNRTVGLRDSWAKIAS